The nucleotide sequence CTCGGGGCACGACGAGGGCGCCGCCGACGACCCGATGCTCGTGTTCGACCTCACCGACCAGGTGCGCGAGACCATCCAGCAGACCCTCTACACGCTGCTCATGCAGCGTCGCTCGGTCTTCTTCTGAGCGCCGTGAGCACCCCCGAGCCCCGTGTCACCCTCGTCACGCGCGAGGACTGCCACCTGTGCACGACCGCCCGCGAGACCGTGGCGCGGGTGTGCGCCGACCTCGGGGTCGGCTGGCGCGAGCTCGACGTCGACGGGGACGCCGACCTGCTCGAACGCTGGTCCGAGGAGGTGCCCGTCACCCTCGTCGACGGGCGCCAGCACGACTTCTGGCGGGTCGACGAGACCCGCCTGCGCGCGGCCCTCGCGACCCCGCCCCGCGGGGAAGCATCCGGCCCGACCGGACGTTGAGCGCACTAGCACATCGTCGTCGTGAGGCACGTCACCGGGGTCCCGCGCAACTTTGTGCCTCCCTTCACAAAGTCGTAGGCTGACCGGGTTCCACGGGCGATGGTGCGGCGTTCTGCCGCGCCCCTCGCCGCAGCCCGTGACCCGCGAAAGGAGTCGGTGACCGCCTGTGTCCACCGCAGCAGCCACCCGCCGGGGCATCCCGGACGCGTCGGTGGCCCGTCTGCCGGGGTACCTGCGAGCCCTCACCGCCCTCGCCGACGCCGGCATCGCCTCGGTCAGCTCGGAAGAGCTCGCGAGCGCGGCCGGCGTCAGCTCGGCGATGCTCCGCAAGGACCTCTCGCACCTCGGCAGCTACGGCGTGCGCGGGGTCGGCTACGACGTCGAGCGCCTCGCCTCCGAGATCGCCGCGGCCCTCGGGCTGACCCAGGACTGGCCGGTCGCCATCGTCGGGATGGGCAACCTCGGCCGGGCGCTCGCCGCCTACCGCGGGTTCGCCGAGCGCGGCTTCCGCGTCATCGCGCTGCTCGACCGCGACGAGCGCCTCGTCGGCGAGGAGGTCTCCGGCCGCGTCGTGCGCCCGATGACCGACCTGCCGGTGCTCGTCCGGGACGAGGGGCTGTCGGTCGGCGTCATCGCCACGGCCTCCGACGGCGCGCAGGACGCCTGCGACGCGCTCGTCGCCGCCGGCATCCGCTCCCTGCTCAACTTCGCGCCGGTGCTGCTGTCGGTGCCCGACGACGTCGCCGTGCGCACCGTCGACCTCTCGACCGAGCTGCAGATCCTCGCGTTCCACGGCCAGCGGCTCGCCGTCGCCGAGGCGGTGGCGCCGTGAGCCTCGTCGTCCTCGGCCTCTCCCACCACGGGGCGCCGCTCGGGCTCCTCGAGTCGGTGGCGCTCGACGGTCCCGCCGCGACCGACCTCGAGAGCGCGGTCCTGCGCTCGGAGCACATCACCGAGGCGGTCGTCCTCTCGACGTGCAACCGCACCGAGGTCATCGCCGAGAGCCTCACCTTCCACGGGGCGCTCGTCGACATCACCAACGCTCTCGCACAGGCCTGTTCGGTCGACCGCGCCGACCTGCAGCCGCACCTCTACGTGCACTACGAGGACCGCGGCATCGCCCACGCCTTCACCGTCGCGGCGGGCCTGGACTCGATGGCCGTCGGCGAGGCGCAGATCCTCGGCCAGGTGCGGCGCAGCCTCTCGCGCGCCCAGAAGCACGGTCACGTCGGACCCGCCGTCAACGGACTCCTCCAGCAGGCGCTGCGCGTGGCCAAGCGGGTCCACTCCGAGACCGAGATCGACCTCGTGAGCGGCTCGCTCGTCCAGGCCGGCATCACCCGCGCCGAGGCCGCCCTCGGTGGTCTCGGGGCGCTGTCGGTGCTCGTCGTCGGCGCCGGCGGGATGGGCGCGCTCGCCGCGACCACCGTCGCGCGGCACGGCGCCCGCGAGGTCGTCGTGCTCAACCGCAACCCCGACCGCGCCGTGGGCGTCGCCGAGCGCGTCGGGGGCACCGCCCGGCCGCTCGCCGAGCTGACCGAGGCGCTCGCGCAGGCCGACGTCGTCATCGCCTCGACCGGCGCGCGCGGCCAGGTCGTCACCGCCGAGCACGTCTCCGCCGCCCTCGCGGCGCGCGGCGGCCGCCCGCAGGTGTACATCGACCTCGCCCTGCCCCACGACGTCGAGCTCGACGTCGACCTCCTCGACGGCGCCACCCGCGTCGGGCTCGCCGAGCTCGGCGAGGACCTCGCCGAGGCGGGGTCGGCCCCGCAGGTCACCGTGGCCCGCGAGCTCGTGACCGCCGAGGTCGCCACCTACCTCGTCCAGCGCTCCGCGCAGGCCGTCGCCCCGACCGTCACCGCGCTGCGCGCCCGCGCCGGCGAGGTCGTCGACGCCGAGCTCACCCGCCTCGAGCGGCGCACGCCCGGCCTCGACGAGCACGAGCGGGCCGAGGTCCGCCGCGCCGTCGAGCGCGTCGTCGACAAGCTGCTCCACACCCCGACCGTCCGGGTCAAGGAGCTCGCCCGCGACGGCCAGGGCGGCAGCTACGCCCGCGCCCTGTCCGAGCTGTTCGACCTCGACCCACGCGACGTCTCGCTCGTCTCGGCGCCGCCGGCCATCCCGGGGGAGGGCGTATGAGCACCCTGCGCCTCGGCACCCGCCGCTCGGCCCTCGCGACGACCCAGTCCACCTGGGTCGCCGACCGCCTGCGCGCCCTCGGGCACGAGGTCGAGCTCGTCGAGATCACGACCGAGGGCGACCGCGACCGCACCACCCCGCTGGCCCAGCTCGGCGGCACCGGCGTGTTCGTCTCCGCGCTGCGCGAGGCCCTCGCCGACGGCCGGGTCGACCTCGCGGTCCACTCGCTCAAGGACCTGCCGACCGCGCCGGACCCCCGCGTCGACATCGCGGCCGTCCCGGTCCGCGAGGACGTCCGCGACGCCCTCGTCGCCCGTGACGGCCTGACCCTCGGCGAGCTGCCGGCCGGTGCGACCGTCGGGACCGGCTCCCCGCGCCGGCGGGCCCAGATCGAGGCCCTCGGCCTCGGCCTGGTCCTCACCGAGCTGCGCGGCAACGTCGACACCCGGCTGCGGGCGGTCCACGAGGGCCGGCTCGACGCCGTCGTCCTCGCGGCCGCCGGCCTGCGCCGGCTCGGCCGCGCCGACGA is from Arthrobacter sp. NEB 688 and encodes:
- a CDS encoding glutamyl-tRNA reductase, whose amino-acid sequence is MSLVVLGLSHHGAPLGLLESVALDGPAATDLESAVLRSEHITEAVVLSTCNRTEVIAESLTFHGALVDITNALAQACSVDRADLQPHLYVHYEDRGIAHAFTVAAGLDSMAVGEAQILGQVRRSLSRAQKHGHVGPAVNGLLQQALRVAKRVHSETEIDLVSGSLVQAGITRAEAALGGLGALSVLVVGAGGMGALAATTVARHGAREVVVLNRNPDRAVGVAERVGGTARPLAELTEALAQADVVIASTGARGQVVTAEHVSAALAARGGRPQVYIDLALPHDVELDVDLLDGATRVGLAELGEDLAEAGSAPQVTVARELVTAEVATYLVQRSAQAVAPTVTALRARAGEVVDAELTRLERRTPGLDEHERAEVRRAVERVVDKLLHTPTVRVKELARDGQGGSYARALSELFDLDPRDVSLVSAPPAIPGEGV
- the hemC gene encoding hydroxymethylbilane synthase, with amino-acid sequence MSTLRLGTRRSALATTQSTWVADRLRALGHEVELVEITTEGDRDRTTPLAQLGGTGVFVSALREALADGRVDLAVHSLKDLPTAPDPRVDIAAVPVREDVRDALVARDGLTLGELPAGATVGTGSPRRRAQIEALGLGLVLTELRGNVDTRLRAVHEGRLDAVVLAAAGLRRLGRADEVTELLDPLQVLPAPGQGALAVEVRRDDDATRAAVAPLEDADARACVTAERTLLAELEAGCSAPVGALAEVVEGVDGPELSLRAVVAAPDGSHDLRRSLTGDPAEAADLGRRTARLLLEDGAADLMPTSTDRSVTERAQ
- a CDS encoding redox-sensing transcriptional repressor Rex; the protein is MSTAAATRRGIPDASVARLPGYLRALTALADAGIASVSSEELASAAGVSSAMLRKDLSHLGSYGVRGVGYDVERLASEIAAALGLTQDWPVAIVGMGNLGRALAAYRGFAERGFRVIALLDRDERLVGEEVSGRVVRPMTDLPVLVRDEGLSVGVIATASDGAQDACDALVAAGIRSLLNFAPVLLSVPDDVAVRTVDLSTELQILAFHGQRLAVAEAVAP
- a CDS encoding glutaredoxin family protein, producing the protein MSTPEPRVTLVTREDCHLCTTARETVARVCADLGVGWRELDVDGDADLLERWSEEVPVTLVDGRQHDFWRVDETRLRAALATPPRGEASGPTGR